The Candidatus Bathyarchaeota archaeon DNA window CTTCAGGCCGTCAAGGTTCCAATCGCAGTTGGGGGATGTGGAGATCCGCATAAGGACCTACAAGTTTTCGAAAGAATAGCGGAGGTGCCCAAAGGCGAGAGAATACTCTTCAATTCAGTAACCCTCGACATGGATATCAGACGCATGGCTGAAGCCATTAGGAAGAACGAGCATGTAGTCATCGCCTTCACCCCAATGGATATGAACAAGGCTAGGGAACTGAACAGGAAGCTCTTCGAGCATCTCCCTCCAGAACAGATAGTCATAGATACGACGACCGCAGCTTTAGGATACGGTTTAGATTACGCATTTACAACAATGGAGAGAACCAGGCTTGCAGGCTTGATGGGCGATGCCGAGCTGGCCCAACCAATGGCTTCAGGAACAACAAACGCGTGGGCTGCGAGGGAAGCTTGGATGAAGATGCCTCCTGAATGGGGCCCCTCAGAGTTGAGGGGGCCAATATGGGAGACCGTAACAGCATTGACTCTACTTCTGGCTGGGGTCGACTACTTCATGATGATGCATCCAGCTGCAGTCAAGACTGTAAAAGATGTTATAAAAAGTATAGTTGAGAAACGTGAGATGATAGATAGACCTTACGATTGGACAAGAATTAGAGTCGGTGAATAAGAACCTTGAAGAAGAGAGTAAGCCCAATAGATATTCATCGACTTCTCCCCATGACAAACTGCAAGATATGCGGCGAAGAGAACTGTATGGC harbors:
- the cdhD gene encoding CO dehydrogenase/acetyl-CoA synthase subunit delta; amino-acid sequence: MDEITSRLKDALKKIQPNIFDTLSRYQEIELHDVELEIDELELFLPQMVRPITSVIEEETKRKKPTELIQVSYAPPAVKYNAKITEVILGATKAEGGSRDRRLTIGGETSPLLQLNGVSNPHPPVISLDVFDTKIPLAKPVKAHFSDVLEDPVSWAKLAVEKFNAEMVNLHLVSIDPMVKDTTPAEASKTVENILQAVKVPIAVGGCGDPHKDLQVFERIAEVPKGERILFNSVTLDMDIRRMAEAIRKNEHVVIAFTPMDMNKARELNRKLFEHLPPEQIVIDTTTAALGYGLDYAFTTMERTRLAGLMGDAELAQPMASGTTNAWAAREAWMKMPPEWGPSELRGPIWETVTALTLLLAGVDYFMMMHPAAVKTVKDVIKSIVEKREMIDRPYDWTRIRVGE